From the genome of Aphelocoma coerulescens isolate FSJ_1873_10779 chromosome 26, UR_Acoe_1.0, whole genome shotgun sequence, one region includes:
- the TMEM183A gene encoding transmembrane protein 183A isoform X1, whose product MAPRGRPAAAATMPRRGARKRLKFRADDVCSERVTVADYANSDPAVVKSGRVKKAVANAVQQEVKSLCGLEASCVPTEEVLSVSGESCDSSDEMDTKESINGRAASRKKKSKRHKEDAEAGGGEEYPIDIWLLLASYIRPEDIVRFSLICKKAWTVTCTAAFWTRLYRRHYSLDAYLPLRLRPESMEKLHCLRACVIRSLFHMYEPFATRLSRNPAIPDSTPSTLKNSRCLLFWCKKIVGNRQEAMWEFNFKFKKQSPRFKSKCCKGLQPPIQYEEVHTNPDQDCCLLQITTFNFIFVPIVMGMTFTLFSISVSTDMRHHRVRLVFQDAPVRNGKKPRVEQGVQVVLDPVHSVRLLDWWHPQYPFSPKA is encoded by the exons ATGGCCCCgcgcggccgccccgccgccgccgccaccatGCCCCGCAGGGGCGCCCGCAAACGCCTCAAGTTTCGCGCCGACGACGTGTGCTCCGAGCGGG TGACGGTGGCAGATTATGCTAACTCAGACCCAGCTGTTGTGAAGTCTGGACGGGTGAAGAAAGCTGTGGCCAACGCAGTGCAGCAGGAAG TAAAATCCCTGTGTGGTTTGGAAGCTTCCTGTGTCCCTACTGAGGAAGTTCTCTCCGTGTCGGGAGAGTCCTGTGACAGCAGTGATGAGATGGATACCAAGGAGAGCATCAACGGGAGGGCTGCCTCgaggaaaaagaagagcaaaaggcACAAAG AAGATGCCGAagcgggaggaggagaggaataTCCCATCGACAtctggctgctcctggcttCCTACATCCGCCCTGAGGACATCGTCCGGTTCTCTCTGATCTGCAAGAAGGCCTGGACTGTCACTTGCACTGCTGCCTTTTGGACCAGGCTCTACAGAAG GCACTACAGCCTGGACGCGTACCTGCCCCTGCGCCTGCGCCCGGAGTCCATGGAGAAGCTGCACTGCCTGCGCGCCTGCGTCATCCGCTCCCTGTTCCACATGTACGAGCCCTTCGCCACCCGCCTCTCCAGGAACCCCGCCATCCCAGACAGTACTCCCAGCACTTTAAAAAATTCCAGA TGTCTGCTTTTCTGGTGCAAAAAGATTGTAGGGAACAGACAAGAAGCAATGTGGGAATTCAACTTCAAGTTCAAAAAGCAG TCTCCCAGATTTAAAAGCAAGTGTTGCAAAGGTCTCCAGCCCCCAATCCAGTATGAGGAAGTGCACACAAACCCAGATCAGgattgctgcctgctgcagatCACCACCTTCAACTTCATCTTTGTGCCAATCGTCATGGGCATGACCTTCACTTTG TTCTCCATCTCGGTGAGCACGGACATGCGGCACCACCGCGTGCGCCTGGTGTTCCAGGACGCGCCTGTGCGCAACGGGAAGAAGCCGCGCGTGGAGCAGGGGGTGCAGGTGGTGCTGGATCCTGTGCACAGTGTCAGGCTCCTGGATTGGTGGCACCCACAGTACCCCTTCTCCCCAAAGGCTTAG
- the TMEM183A gene encoding transmembrane protein 183A isoform X2, with protein sequence MAPRGRPAAAATMPRRGARKRLKFRADDVCSERVTVADYANSDPAVVKSGRVKKAVANAVQQEVKSLCGLEASCVPTEEVLSVSGESCDSSDEMDTKESINGRAASRKKKSKRHKDAEAGGGEEYPIDIWLLLASYIRPEDIVRFSLICKKAWTVTCTAAFWTRLYRRHYSLDAYLPLRLRPESMEKLHCLRACVIRSLFHMYEPFATRLSRNPAIPDSTPSTLKNSRCLLFWCKKIVGNRQEAMWEFNFKFKKQSPRFKSKCCKGLQPPIQYEEVHTNPDQDCCLLQITTFNFIFVPIVMGMTFTLFSISVSTDMRHHRVRLVFQDAPVRNGKKPRVEQGVQVVLDPVHSVRLLDWWHPQYPFSPKA encoded by the exons ATGGCCCCgcgcggccgccccgccgccgccgccaccatGCCCCGCAGGGGCGCCCGCAAACGCCTCAAGTTTCGCGCCGACGACGTGTGCTCCGAGCGGG TGACGGTGGCAGATTATGCTAACTCAGACCCAGCTGTTGTGAAGTCTGGACGGGTGAAGAAAGCTGTGGCCAACGCAGTGCAGCAGGAAG TAAAATCCCTGTGTGGTTTGGAAGCTTCCTGTGTCCCTACTGAGGAAGTTCTCTCCGTGTCGGGAGAGTCCTGTGACAGCAGTGATGAGATGGATACCAAGGAGAGCATCAACGGGAGGGCTGCCTCgaggaaaaagaagagcaaaaggcACAAAG ATGCCGAagcgggaggaggagaggaataTCCCATCGACAtctggctgctcctggcttCCTACATCCGCCCTGAGGACATCGTCCGGTTCTCTCTGATCTGCAAGAAGGCCTGGACTGTCACTTGCACTGCTGCCTTTTGGACCAGGCTCTACAGAAG GCACTACAGCCTGGACGCGTACCTGCCCCTGCGCCTGCGCCCGGAGTCCATGGAGAAGCTGCACTGCCTGCGCGCCTGCGTCATCCGCTCCCTGTTCCACATGTACGAGCCCTTCGCCACCCGCCTCTCCAGGAACCCCGCCATCCCAGACAGTACTCCCAGCACTTTAAAAAATTCCAGA TGTCTGCTTTTCTGGTGCAAAAAGATTGTAGGGAACAGACAAGAAGCAATGTGGGAATTCAACTTCAAGTTCAAAAAGCAG TCTCCCAGATTTAAAAGCAAGTGTTGCAAAGGTCTCCAGCCCCCAATCCAGTATGAGGAAGTGCACACAAACCCAGATCAGgattgctgcctgctgcagatCACCACCTTCAACTTCATCTTTGTGCCAATCGTCATGGGCATGACCTTCACTTTG TTCTCCATCTCGGTGAGCACGGACATGCGGCACCACCGCGTGCGCCTGGTGTTCCAGGACGCGCCTGTGCGCAACGGGAAGAAGCCGCGCGTGGAGCAGGGGGTGCAGGTGGTGCTGGATCCTGTGCACAGTGTCAGGCTCCTGGATTGGTGGCACCCACAGTACCCCTTCTCCCCAAAGGCTTAG